The DNA window cccactttctatccagatgattccagattagcctgttcggacatatggcaatatcttcatgattcttatcaaaccaggatgaaccacgatctaagaagctttatttggaaccactaatcagtggagaataaccaggaagttgaataaatctcataggagtTGTGAGCAAGAAGATATCCCACTTTCTATCCAGATGATTCCAGATTAGCATGTTCGGACATATGCCAttatcttcatgattcttatcaaaccaggatgaaccacgatctCACATGATTCAATGAATTCTACCCCTGGCTTGTCTCTTGCTGACATATGTCAttatcttcatgattcttatcaaaccaggatgaaccacgatctAAGGCATAGCTTCTTTGTCATAAGTGGCATAGTTGAGAGTAGCTCCACTTAGTTTCTCACTGAAGTATGCAATGGGCCTTCTatcctgcatcaacacagcaCCAATACCAATTCCTGAGgcatcacattcaatttcaaatgTTTTAGAGAAATCAGGAAGTATAAGGAGAGGAGAGTTAGTAAGCTTCTCTTTGAGGGTTTGAAAGGAGTTTCTTGTGCTTCTCCCCACTTGAATCCTACATCTTTCTTGATGATCTCAGTCAGTGGAGCTGCTATAGTGCTGAAATCCTTCACAAATCGCCTATAGAAACCTGCTAGCCCATGGAAACTCCTTACTTCATTTATGGTTTTAGGAATCGGCCACTCTTGTATGGCTTTCACCTTCTCTTGATCCACCTTTACTCCATCTGCACTCACAACAAAGCCTAGGAAGACCAAGTTATCCGTACAGAAAGTGCATTTCTTAAGATTAGCAAAGAGCTTTTCTTTTCTCAAAACATCAAGAACAGTCCTAACATGAACTATATGCTCTTCTAAACTCTTGGAGTAAACTAGGATATCATCAAAGTAAACTACCACAAACACTCCTATAAAAGATCTAAGCACATGATTCATCAATCTCATAAAAGTACTAGGAGCATTGGTTAATCCAAAAGGCATCACTAACCACTCATACAAACCATGCTTAGTCTTAAAAGCAGTTTTCCACTCATCTCCCTCTTTCATCCTAATTTGATGATATCCACTCTTAAGATCTATCTTAGAAAAGATGCTAGAACCATGCAATTCATCAAGCATATCATCTAATCTAGGAATAGGGTGGCGATACTTCACTGTTATGTTGTTGATTGCTCTACAATCAACACACATGCGCCAGCTACCATCTTTCTTGGGCACAAGAGCACTGGAACAGCACATGGACTCATGCTCTCTCGGATATGACCCTTCTCCATCAGTTCCTCTACTTGTCTTTGCAGCTCCTTAGTCTCAACTGGATTGGTTCTGTATGCAGGTCGGTTAGGAAGAGTGGAGCCAGGAACAAAGTCAATCTGATGCTCAATCCCACGCACTGGTGGCAATCCTATGGGGTTATCTTCTGGAAACACATCAGTATACTCCTGCAAAAGAGAGACTAGTTCACTAGGATAATCCTGTGTAAGATCAGTGACTGTTAGTAAAGTCTCTttaaacataagtaaaacaaTAGATGATTGAGAGTAGAGAATTCTTTTGATATCTCCCTGTTTGGTATAGAGGCTGTGATGTTTCTGATCAGGCTTCAGGTcgatctctttctttttctgaagCTGGAGCTGATCTGCTTGAACTTCTTTAGGTGACAAAGGTACCAGCACTGTCTTCTTTCCATTAAACTCAAAAGAGTGCTTGTTACTGAAACCATCATGAACCACTCGCCTATCAAACTGCCATGGTCTACCAAGAAGGATATGGCTAGCTTCCATTGGTATCACATCACACAAGATCTCATCTTCATATCTACCAATGGCTATAGGTATCAGCACTTGATTGGAGACTCTCATCTCACCTTCTTCATTAAGCCATTGCAGCCGGTAAGGTTTAGGATGTTTCTGAACTTTCAAACCCAATTTCTTCACCATGGTCTCACTAGCTACATTGACACAGCTCCCACCATCAATGATAAGGCTGCACACCTTTCCCTGAACCATACACCTAGTGTAGAAGAGGTTCTCGCGCTGCTCAGTCTCTTCAGTCTTAGTTTGCAAGTTCAAAGTCTTCTTGTCACCAACAACCTTCCTTTCACTGGTTCTACTTCACTTCCTTCATCAGACCTGTCTTGATCAGACCCGGAGTGCTCTTCTTCTGATTCATACTCTCCATTCTCAAGTAGAATCATCACTTTCTTGTTGGTGCACTCATTGGCATAGTGTCCTCTGCCTTGACACTTGAAACACTTCACATCTCTAGTCCTAGAGCTTGTAGCTTCCGCCTTGCTTTTCTCTTTGCTGTATGGGCTGCTAGGCTTGGATTCTTCTTTCTGCTGAGGCTTGCTATCTTTCAGATGGGATGGTTTCTCTTCTTTAGTGTACTGATACTTGCTGGACCCATAGTTGCCTCGCGAGTGATGCTTTCTCTTAATCTGTTGCTCCACCAGGATAGCTTTGTGCAACATCTCTTCTATCTCAATGTAGTGTTGCATCTCCACACTGTCTTGTATCTCGCGGTTAAGTCCTCCAAGAAACCTTGCCATAGTAGCTTCTCTGTCCTCAGATATACCAGCTCTCAACATCAGCAACTCCATCTCCTGGTAGTACTCTTCCACAGTCTTGGATCCTTGTGTAAGTTTCCTCAATTTCTGATGAAGATCTCGG is part of the Lycium ferocissimum isolate CSIRO_LF1 unplaced genomic scaffold, AGI_CSIRO_Lferr_CH_V1 ctg29640, whole genome shotgun sequence genome and encodes:
- the LOC132043862 gene encoding LOW QUALITY PROTEIN: uncharacterized protein LOC132043862 (The sequence of the model RefSeq protein was modified relative to this genomic sequence to represent the inferred CDS: inserted 1 base in 1 codon), whose protein sequence is MEEPADEDALTMPKGPMTRARSKQLKEAIGGLLKTSMKQEEKKHPRSVLCGIRANLDREVLVFFKLSLDLFLVFIAIDRSELSVLSIFLTSDLLFNLFETDRSSLVSLKSDSLCFDRLISTMGNESDEEADLMRRNKMLMEAMTAQLNKTMLESMNEMMKQNMEEIRREIRQATGQGHKHGGSQETDNYYERHRSERSGSSSASRGSRRRTRRDHDERRPYRDELSGLKLKIPPFHGKVDPDAYLEWEKKIEIVFNCKHYTNAQRIQFAATEFYDYALSWWDQLVTTRRMNQEYPVETWQEMKSLMRKRFVPNHYHRDLHQKLRKLTQGSKTVEEYYQEMELLMLRAGISEDREATMARFLGGLNREIQDSVEMQHYIEIEEMLHKAILVEQQIKRKHHSRGNYGSSKYQYTKEEKPSHLKDSKPQQKEESKPSSPYSKEKSKAEATSSRTRDVKCFKCQGRGHYANECTNKKVMILLENGEYESEEEHSGSDQDRSDEGSEVEPVKGRFARTSSTLGVWFRESETMVKKLGLKVQKHPKPYRLQWLNEEGEMRVSNQVLIPIAIGRYEDEILCDVIPMEASHILLGRPWQFDRRVVHDGFSNKHSFEFNGKKTVLVPLSPKEVQADQLQLQKRAAKTSRGTDGEGSYPREHESMCCSSALVPKKDGSWRMCVDCRAINNITVKYRHPIPRLDDMLDELHGSSIFSKIDLKSGYHQIRMKEGDEWKTAFKTKHGLYEWLVMPFGLTNAPSTFMRLMNHVLRSFIGVFVVVYFDDILVYSKSLEEHIVHVRTVLDVLRKEKLFANLKKCTFCTDNLVFLGFVVSADGVKVDQEKVKAIQEWPIPKTINEKDVGFKWGEAQXNSFQTLKEKLTNSPLLILPDFSKTFEIECDASGIGIGAVLMQDRRPIAYFSEKLSGATLNYATYDKEAMP